One Capsicum annuum cultivar UCD-10X-F1 chromosome 2, UCD10Xv1.1, whole genome shotgun sequence genomic window carries:
- the LOC107859642 gene encoding pentatricopeptide repeat-containing protein At1g06710, mitochondrial has product MTLKLFKYALPTRILLAHPFKFSSRFICTDSSLDNLVDPLLKFTENECFTVQQEEKKLKESSFSVQELGFLQDSILGSSKTEKNGKFPDDAFLLIDVIRESNDGFGEKTEKEVRFFREKLNPGLVVNVLSNIGNSELGVKFFKWAGRQIGYVHNASVYDALLDLIGCDSVPEQLFQDIGKDDREVLGKLLNVLIRKCCKNGLWNLALQELGRLKDCGYKASGVTYNALIMVFLQVDRLETASLIYKEMSALNFKMDKCTINSFTRLLCKVGKWREALDLIEKEEFVPDTVIYTNMISGLCEGSFFEEAMNFLNLMRTNSCIPNRVTYQVLLCALLNKRKLGRVKRVLNLMISEGCYPGQKIFNSLVHAFCRSRDYWYAYKLLKKMDGCGCKPGYVVYNILIGGICGNEELPGKEVLELAENVYSEMLNAKLVLNKVNVVNFARCLCACGKYENAFSVIKEMMSKGFVPDVSTYSKVIGFLCNASKVDKAFLLFQEMKRNGIIPDVYTYTILIDSFCKSGLTQQARNWLNEMIQNGCSPNVVTHTAIIHAYLKQRKISDANELFESMLMQGCIPNVVTFTALIDGYCKAGHIEKACQIYARMKGSLDTSEVDLYFKVDLDGNKEPNVVTFGAMVDGLCKAHRVKEAHNLLDVMLTEGCEPNHIVYDALIDGFSKVGKLDDAQEIFAKMSERGYSPSIYTYSSLIDRLFKDKRLDLAVKVLSKMLESSCPPNVVIYTEMVDGLCKVGKIDEASKLMLMMEEKGCHPNVVTYTAMIDGFGKAGKVKSCLELIEKMGNKGCAPNYITYSVAIKHCCAAGLLDEALQLLEEMKQTSWPKHMAGHLKVIEGFRREYLISLGILEDMSNNNFLPIIPVYRLLIDSYQKAGRLEFAVELLKEISSSFSFPRLDKKIYSSLIECLSVSNKIDLAFELYVDMIKKGAVPELTDFVNLIKGLISMNKWDNALELSESMYYMLHASKSNTIQLL; this is encoded by the coding sequence ATGACCTTAAAGCTCTTCAAGTATGCTCTTCCCACTCGTATTCTCCTTGCTCATCCTTTCAAATTCTCTTCAAGATTCATCTGCACCGACAGTAGCCTCGATAATTTGGTTGACCCACTATTGAAATTCACAGAAAATGAATGTTTTACGGTACAACAAGAAGAAAAGAAGTTAAAAGAATCATCTTTTTCAGTTCAAGAATTGGGTTTTTTGCAAGATTCAATCTTGGGTAGCTCAAAAACTGAGAAAAATGGTAAGTTCCCAGATGATGCTTTCTTGTTAATAGATGTTATTAGGGAAAGTAATGATGGGTTTGGCGAGAAAACTGAGAAAGAAGTTAGGTTTTTTAGGGAGAAACTCAATCCTGGTTTAGTGGTTAATGTGTTGAGCAATATAGGAAACTCTGAATTGGGTGTGAAGTTTTTCAAGTGGGCTGGTAGACAAATTGGCTATGTGCATAATGCATCTGTTTATGATGCTTTGTTGGATTTAATAGGATGCGATAGTGTGCCAGAACAGTTGTTTCAGGATATAGGGAAAGATGATAGGGAAGTGCTTGGAAAGTTGCTTAATGTGTTGATAAGGAAGTGTTGCAAGAATGGGCTGTGGAATTTAGCATTGCAGGAGCTAGGGAGGCTTAAGGATTGTGGGTACAAAGCGTCGGGTGTGACTTATAATGCATTAATTATGGTGTTTCTGCAAGTAGATAGATTGGAGACTGCATCTCTAATATACAAGGAGATGTCAGCATTGAACTTTAAGATGGATAAGTGTACAATAAATAGCTTTACGCGATTGTTGTGTAAAGTGGGTAAATGGAGAGAAGCTCTTGATTTAATTGAGAAGGAAGAGTTTGTGCCTGATACAGTGATTTATACTAATATGATTTCAGGATTATGTGAAGGTTCTTTCTTTGAAGAAGCTATGAattttctcaacctaatgaggaCTAATTCGTGTATTCCTAACCGTGTAACATATCAAGTTTTGCTTTGTGCACTTTTAAACAAGAGAAAACTTGGTCGCGTCAAGAGGGTTCTGAATCTTATGATTTCTGAAGGTTGTTATCCAGGTCAGAAAATATTTAATTCTCTTGTACATGCATTTTGTAGATCACGAGATTACTGGTATGCCTATAAATTGCTTAAAAAAATGGATGGCTGTGGCTGTAAGCCAGGATATGTAGTTTACAACATATTGATTGGTGGTATTTGCGGCAATGAGGAGTTACCAGGCAAGGAAGTTCTAGAATTGGCTGAAAATGTATATAGTGAAATGCTGAATGCTAAACTAGTGCTGAATAAAGTCAATGTGGTCAATTTTGCTCGATGTCTTTGTGCGTGTGGAAAATATGAGAATGCTTTCAGTGTTATTAAGGAAATGATGAGCAAAGGTTTTGTACCTGATGTCAGTACATACTCAAAAGTGATTGGTTTTCTTTGTAATGCCTCCAAAGTGGACAAGGCATTCTTGTTGTTCCAAGAAATGAAGCGGAATGGAATTATTCCAGATGTTTATACTTACACAATTTTAATTGATAGCTTTTGTAAATCTGGCCTTACTCAACAGGCTCGTAATTGGTTGAATGAAATGATTCAAAACGGTTGTAGTCCTAACGTAGTGACTCACACAGCTATTATCCATGCTTACCTCAAGCAAAGGAAAATTTCAGATGCTAATGAGCTTTTTGAATCAATGTTAATGCAAGGATGCATCccaaatgtcgtcaccttcacTGCTTTGATTGATGGATACTGTAAAGCTGGACACATAGAGAAGGCTTGCCAGATCTATGCAAGAATGAAAGGGAGTTTAGATACCTCGGAAGTAGATTTGTACTTCAAGGTGGATCTTGATGGTAATAAGGAGCCAAATGTTGTTACATTTGGAGCGATGGTTGATGGTTTGTGCAAAGCACACAGGGTGAAAGAAGCTCACAATCTTTTGGATGTCATGTTAACGGAAGGATGTGAGCCAAATCATATTGTTTATGATGCATTAATTGATGGGTTTAGCAAGGTTGGTAAGCTAGATGATGCGCAGGAGATATTTGCTAAAATGTCAGAACGTGGATATAGTCCGAGCATTTACACCTACAGCTCTCTAATTGATAGGCTATTTAAGGATAAACGTTTGGATCTTGCTGTAAAAGTCTTGTCTAAAATGCTCGAGAGTTCTTGTCCCCCAAATGTTGTTATATACACAGAGATGGTAGATGGTCTTTGTAAAGTTGGTAAAATAGATGAAGCTTCTAAACTTATGCTGATGATGGAAGAAAAGGGCTGTCATCCAAATGTTGTGACCTATACTGCAATGATTGATGGATTTGGCAAAGCTGGAAAAGTGAAATCATGTCTTGAACTCATTGAGAAGATGGGCAACAAGGGTTGTGCGCCAAATTACATCACCTATTCAGTTGCAATAAAGCATTGTTGTGCTGCAGGACTTTTGGATGAGGCTCTCCAACTCCTAGAGGAAATGAAACAAACAAGTTGGCCAAAACACATGGCCGGCCATCTTAAGGTTATTGAAGGCTTCAGACGTGAGTACTTAATCAGTCTGGGTATTTTAGAGGACATGAGCAACAACAATTTTCTTCCAATTATTCCAGTTTATAGGCTTCTGATTGATAGCTATCAAAAAGCTGGAAGACTTGAATTTGCCGTTGAGCTACTTAAAGAGATATCGTCATCTTTTTCATTTCCACGTCTTGATAAGAAAATTTACTCTTCTTTGATCGAGTGCCTTTCTGTTTCAAACAAAATTGATCTGGCATTTGAATTATACGTGGACATGATAAAGAAAGGTGCAGTGCCAGAGCTGACGGATTTTGTTAACCTCATTAAGGGTTTAATAAGTATGAACAAATGGGATAATGCACTTGAACTCTCTGAGAGCATGTATTACATGTTACATGCATCGAAATCCAATACCATTCAGCTCCTTTAG